Proteins encoded in a region of the Methanofollis tationis genome:
- the mfnA gene encoding tyrosine decarboxylase MfnA, which produces MRESGISEEELFSFLSLKKGEDSRYHHVLSSMCTLPHPVAVRAHQMFIEANLGDPGLFRGAASVESLLVERVGSLLHHPGAGGYATSGGTESNLQALRIFRKMKGSRRPNVVVPESAHFSFEKACDILCIEMRTVPCDQTFRMDPDALQERLDADTCCIVGIAGTTEYGVVDPIATIAGIAHDHGIPLHVDAAFGGFVIPFLKRPIPFDFSLPGVASVAVDPHKMGMSTIPCGCLLVREPSWFNLLNVDTPYLTVKQECTLAGTRSGGAVVGAFAVLEFLGREGMRAVVEGCMKNTARLIDGMETFGYRRAVTPDLNVATFEGGAVLPGWHVSWTRRGHMRMVMMPHVHRSVIEEYLRETGELHA; this is translated from the coding sequence ATGCGTGAATCCGGTATCTCTGAAGAGGAACTTTTTTCCTTCCTCTCCCTTAAAAAAGGGGAGGACTCCCGCTACCATCATGTGCTCAGCTCGATGTGCACACTCCCTCACCCCGTTGCGGTGCGGGCGCACCAGATGTTCATCGAGGCGAATCTCGGCGATCCCGGCCTCTTCAGGGGTGCCGCTTCGGTTGAGAGCCTGCTGGTGGAGCGGGTCGGTTCCCTCCTTCACCACCCGGGGGCCGGCGGCTACGCCACCTCGGGCGGGACCGAATCGAATCTGCAGGCCCTCAGGATCTTCAGGAAGATGAAGGGCTCGCGCCGCCCCAACGTCGTCGTCCCTGAGTCGGCGCACTTCTCCTTCGAGAAGGCCTGCGACATCCTCTGTATCGAGATGCGGACCGTGCCCTGCGATCAGACCTTCAGGATGGACCCCGACGCCCTGCAGGAGCGTCTCGACGCCGATACCTGCTGCATCGTCGGGATCGCCGGGACGACCGAGTACGGCGTTGTCGACCCCATCGCTACGATCGCCGGGATCGCCCATGATCACGGGATCCCGCTCCACGTGGACGCCGCCTTCGGCGGTTTTGTCATACCGTTCCTGAAACGGCCGATCCCCTTCGACTTCTCCCTGCCCGGTGTTGCGAGCGTCGCCGTGGATCCGCACAAGATGGGGATGAGCACCATACCCTGCGGGTGCCTGCTGGTGCGCGAGCCCTCGTGGTTCAACCTCCTCAACGTGGACACGCCCTACCTGACCGTGAAGCAGGAGTGCACCCTTGCGGGCACGCGCTCGGGCGGTGCGGTCGTCGGCGCCTTTGCGGTGCTCGAGTTTCTCGGCAGGGAAGGCATGCGCGCCGTTGTCGAAGGGTGCATGAAGAACACCGCGCGGCTCATCGATGGGATGGAGACCTTCGGCTACCGGCGTGCGGTCACGCCCGACCTGAACGTGGCGACCTTCGAAGGGGGTGCGGTCCTCCCTGGATGGCACGTCTCCTGGACCAGACGGGGGCATATGCGCATGGTCATGATGCCCCATGTCCACCGCAGCGTCATCGAAGAATATCTCAGAGAGACAGGTGAACTACATGCTTAA